The following proteins come from a genomic window of Oncorhynchus mykiss isolate Arlee chromosome 19, USDA_OmykA_1.1, whole genome shotgun sequence:
- the LOC118941385 gene encoding erythroblast NAD(P)(+)--arginine ADP-ribosyltransferase-like has protein sequence MARLKILTFTVMLFVPAWTLGVDSKMVHLRQPGLNFSVPLDMVPNSVDDKYKHCTEKMYKKVQEEYLPNENSTEGIFKQAWMKAEGCATIEKVKKRFQKDKSKYNPKELTHDHIKAICAYSAEVPEIYPVFNQAVRTSRTEYTTSFPFHSLHFLLTDAIRLLKLNQKSCHTTYRRTNMEFVSKVNKVIRFGFFASSSLDKGISTRFGDKSCFEIKTCFGADLKSFPKLGNHEKEVLIPPYEVFRVTAVLKKENYKNLWCDVVYTLKSIPKPRSNLNCKLFR, from the exons ATGGCAAGACTCAAGATCCTAACCTTTACTGTGATGTTATTCGTCCCGGCTTGGACTTTGGGTGTGGACTCCAAGATG GTTCATCTTCGTCAGCCTGGTCTCAATTTCTCTGTACCCTTAGACATGGTCCCTAACTCTGTTGACGACAAGTACAAACACTGCACTGAAAAAATGTACAAGAAGGTGCAGGAGGAATATCTTCCAAATGAAAACTCCACTGAGGGGATCTTCAAACAAGCCTGGATGAAGGCAGAAGGATGTGCAACTATTGAGAAAGTGAAGAAACGATTCCAAAAGGACAAGTCCAAGTACAATCCTAAAGAACTTACACATGATCATATCAAGGCTATCTGTGCTTACTCAGCAGAGGTACCTGAGATATACCCAGTGTTCAACCAAGCAGTCCGGACCAGTAGAACAGAGTACACCACCTCCTTCCCCTTCCACTCCCTTCATTTCCTTCTGACTGACGCCATTCGCCTCCTGAAACTGAACCAAAAGTCCTGTCACACCACGTATCGAAGAACCAACATGGAGTTTGTTAGTAAAGTTAACAAAGTAATCAGATTTGGCTTTTTTGCCTCCAGCTCTCTCGACAAGGGAATTAGTACAAGATTTGGAGATAAGTCTTGCTTTGAGATAAAGACATGTTTTGGCGCTGACCTGAAGTCCTTCCCCAAACTGGGGAATCATGAAAAGGAGGTGTTGATTCCACCGTATGAAGTGTTCAGAGTTACTGCCGTGCTGAAGAAAGAGAATTATAAAAACCTTTGGTGCGATGTTGTGTACACACTAAAGAGTATCCCCAAGCCCCGGAGTAACCTGAATTGCAAACTGTTTAGGTAA
- the LOC110516047 gene encoding erythroblast NAD(P)(+)--arginine ADP-ribosyltransferase-like yields MGRDNILTFSVLCVFSAWTPGVDTKTVSLPLHDPKSNFPLDMAPDSVDDSYKGCEEKMLRKVHDYYLKTERLKNKDFNQAWTDAEARYKPKPKRALSKLYSLAIQVYVTEYSQMFKSFNEATRTQKKSYSTTFQYHSLHFLLTNALRILNKKNKRFQTFRGTNVSFHGVRNTEMRFGQFTSSSLDKKITKHFGNRSCFEITTYLGAPLGEYASQMAHEKEVLIPPYEVFRITEVLKRTDKKDLWCDVVYKLQSTKKGKSDLKCQMVGPLQGE; encoded by the exons ATGGGGAGAGACAACATCCTAACCTTTTCTGTGCTGTGTGTCTTCTCTGCTTGGACTCCGGGTGTGGATACAAAGACG GTCAGTCTCCCTCTGCATGATCCAAAATCCAACTTCCCCTTAGACATGGCTCCAGACTCTGTTGATGACTCCTACAAGGGCTGTGAGGAGAAGATGCTCAGGAAGGTGCATGACTATTACCTGAAAACGGAGAGACTAAAAAACAAAGATTTCAACCAGGCTTGGACCGATGCTGAGGCCCGTTACAAACCCAAACCGAAAAGAGCACTGTCTAAACTCTATTCCCTGGCAATCCAGGTGTATGTGACTGAATACTCCCAAATGTTCAAGTCATTCAACGAGGCCACTCGTACCCAAAAGAAGAGCTACAGCACAACATTCCAGTACCACTCCCTGCACTTCCTTCTGACCAATGCTTTACGAATCCTGAACAAGAAAAATAAGCGTTTTCAAACCTTCCGAGGAACCAACGTGTCTTTCCACGGAGTCCGAAATACTGAAATGCGATTCGGACAGTTCACGTCGAGCTCTTTAGACAAGAAAATCACTAAACACTTTGGAAATCGCTCCTGTTTTGAGATCACCACTTACCTTGGTGCCCCACTGGGGGAGTACGCATCTCAGATGGCTCATGAGAAGGAGGTGCTGATTCCTCCCTACGAGGTGTTCAGAATTACAGAGGTGCTGAAGAGAACAGACAAGAAAGACCTCTGGTGTGACGTCGTCTACAAACTGCAGAGTACTAAGAAAGGAAAAAGTGACCTGAAATGCCAGATGGTTGGACCACTCCAAGGAGAGTAA